A window from Pseudomonas kribbensis encodes these proteins:
- a CDS encoding sodium:proton antiporter: MMVAVFWVMALALFAVATRVGRHFGLIPIVSQLLLASFILPLLMYFWIEPGWQLSGADLIAPDWLKNVYSLSFALLLGHILSDVIDLRLDRQSVKIALPSFAVPFACGLATAYWLLPAQPWINSLAIGLVFAITAIPVLYLYLRHIDYPPAATRRLVQTAILIDLTCWTLFGLAQGSLHLSSLLLPLGLACVPLLLRVFGIRRPLTYSLGFFALLVLAEHYKLNALIFGIGYLLCMAALKVPLVLPLPARWMNRLQTWIAIPLILTFGIVQIDVHSALVSLGAVQWLALLLLPIASKLLGNWLGLGWAGESFEGASRWRESVLLNIRGLSEIVFLNLLLQQQLISPALYFALMLMGLIATLLPAFIGLHRASLNPIAVPRSSRANR; this comes from the coding sequence ATGATGGTCGCAGTCTTCTGGGTCATGGCCCTGGCGCTGTTCGCGGTGGCCACCCGTGTCGGCCGACATTTCGGGTTGATTCCGATTGTCAGCCAGTTGCTGCTGGCCAGCTTCATCCTGCCGCTGTTGATGTATTTCTGGATCGAACCGGGCTGGCAGCTCAGCGGCGCCGATCTGATTGCGCCGGACTGGCTGAAAAACGTCTACAGCCTGAGCTTCGCGCTGCTGCTCGGGCACATCCTCAGCGATGTGATCGACCTGCGTCTGGATCGCCAGAGCGTGAAAATTGCCCTGCCGAGTTTCGCCGTGCCGTTCGCCTGCGGGCTGGCGACAGCGTACTGGCTGCTGCCAGCGCAACCGTGGATCAATTCGCTGGCCATCGGTCTGGTGTTCGCCATCACCGCGATCCCGGTGCTGTATCTGTACCTGCGCCATATCGACTATCCGCCCGCCGCCACCCGGCGTCTGGTGCAGACCGCGATCCTGATCGACCTGACCTGCTGGACCCTGTTCGGCCTCGCCCAGGGCAGCCTGCACCTGAGCAGTCTGTTGCTGCCGCTAGGGCTGGCCTGCGTGCCGTTGCTGCTGCGGGTGTTCGGCATCCGCCGGCCGCTGACTTACAGCCTCGGCTTTTTTGCGCTGTTGGTGCTGGCCGAACACTACAAACTCAATGCGCTGATTTTCGGCATCGGCTACCTGCTGTGCATGGCCGCGTTGAAGGTGCCATTGGTGCTGCCGTTGCCGGCACGCTGGATGAATCGTTTGCAGACGTGGATCGCGATTCCGCTGATCCTCACCTTTGGCATCGTGCAGATCGATGTGCACAGCGCCCTCGTCAGCCTCGGCGCGGTGCAATGGTTAGCGCTGCTGCTGTTGCCGATTGCCAGCAAATTGCTCGGCAACTGGCTGGGCCTCGGCTGGGCCGGTGAATCCTTCGAAGGCGCCAGCCGCTGGCGCGAGAGTGTGCTGCTGAACATTCGCGGCTTGAGTGAAATCGTCTTTCTCAACCTGCTATTGCAACAACAGCTCATCAGCCCGGCGCTGTACTTTGCGCTGATGCTGATGGGCCTGATCGCGACGCTGCTGCCGGCCTTCATCGGCCTGCACCGTGCGTCTCTGAACCCTATTGCCGTACCCAGGAGCTCGCGTGCCAATCGTTGA
- a CDS encoding MMPL family transporter, which translates to MTLPSERRLPWLFLILLLAVVALGAWQWRDGAPLSANLMELVPGTHPDAVEQRAEQRMQEPLNREMLVLVGHTDRQQAVAMAQTLGEQWQASGLFEKVQWNLQADLPALRTQLLQGRMAMLSADDRQLLIEHPDAFIQQRVQALFDPFTGFSLVPSQDDWLGLTGRIQNSQPQHGAVQLDIGSGALIADADGKRWVLLRARTTGNAFDMNLPLQVATLLQHSREQAAKSDVQLLAASGLLYAANGQQQATREISWVGGGATLGILLLLLLAFRRWRVLLAFIPVLVGMLFGAVACVALFGHLHVMTLVLGSSLIGVAVDYPLHYLSKSWSLKPWRSWPALRLTVSGLTLSLITSAIGYLALAWTPFPALTQIAVFSAAGLLGAYLSAVCLLPALLSSVELRPAQWPLRLAERMVSLRETLLEHVRTPILFALLIAFCAGGLVQLQSKNDIRQWVGAPQHLTDEAQAIARITGYQPTSQFFLVRAENQEQLLERQAALSERLEQLVNLDKLQGFLALNQLVSPSSQQQQVREALNKLPQFWQPMLEVGVPLAALQTELAQLQALPAEDIDTALSGPLGEPYRTLWLGPVEGGVAAMVSLQGLNNSALLRVQALDLPGVELVDRLGDLNRVFAETQISAAELKLASCVLIVLVLILPFGFGGALRIVSLPLLAALCSLASLGWLGQPLTLFSLFGLLLVTAISVDYAILMREQVGGAAVSLLGTLLAALTTWLSFGLLAVSSTPAVSNFGLSVSLGLAFSFMLAPWAGRHAHTATVVEPAA; encoded by the coding sequence ATGACTTTGCCGAGTGAACGCAGGCTGCCCTGGCTGTTCCTGATCCTGTTGCTGGCCGTCGTCGCACTGGGCGCCTGGCAGTGGCGCGACGGCGCACCGTTGTCGGCGAACCTGATGGAGCTGGTGCCCGGCACCCATCCGGACGCGGTCGAGCAACGTGCAGAACAACGCATGCAGGAACCGCTCAACCGGGAAATGCTGGTATTGGTCGGCCACACCGATCGCCAGCAAGCCGTCGCCATGGCCCAGACGCTGGGCGAGCAATGGCAGGCCAGCGGGCTGTTCGAAAAAGTGCAGTGGAACCTGCAAGCCGACCTGCCCGCCCTGCGCACACAATTGCTGCAAGGGCGAATGGCAATGCTCTCGGCGGATGATCGGCAACTGCTGATCGAACACCCGGACGCCTTCATCCAGCAACGGGTGCAGGCGCTGTTCGATCCGTTCACCGGTTTCAGTCTGGTGCCGAGCCAGGACGACTGGCTGGGCCTGACCGGACGCATCCAGAACAGCCAGCCACAGCACGGCGCGGTGCAACTCGACATCGGTAGCGGCGCGTTGATCGCCGATGCCGACGGCAAGCGCTGGGTGCTGCTGCGCGCGCGCACCACCGGCAACGCCTTCGACATGAACCTGCCGCTGCAAGTCGCCACGCTGCTGCAACACAGCCGCGAGCAAGCAGCGAAATCCGATGTGCAACTGCTGGCCGCCAGCGGACTGCTCTACGCGGCCAACGGTCAGCAGCAAGCGACCCGGGAAATTTCCTGGGTCGGCGGCGGCGCTACTCTCGGCATTCTGTTGCTGCTGTTGCTCGCCTTCCGCCGCTGGCGGGTGTTGCTGGCCTTCATTCCGGTGCTGGTGGGCATGCTGTTCGGCGCGGTGGCCTGCGTGGCACTGTTCGGGCACCTGCATGTGATGACACTGGTGCTCGGTTCGAGCCTGATCGGTGTGGCGGTGGATTACCCGCTGCACTATCTGTCCAAGAGCTGGAGCCTCAAGCCGTGGCGCAGCTGGCCGGCGCTGCGATTGACCGTCTCGGGCCTGACCCTGAGCCTGATCACCAGCGCCATCGGCTATCTGGCGCTGGCCTGGACACCGTTCCCGGCCCTGACCCAGATCGCCGTGTTCTCCGCCGCCGGACTGCTCGGCGCTTACCTGTCGGCGGTGTGCCTGCTGCCGGCACTGTTGAGCAGCGTTGAATTGCGCCCGGCGCAGTGGCCGCTACGTCTAGCTGAACGCATGGTCAGCCTTCGGGAAACCCTGCTGGAACACGTACGCACACCGATTCTGTTTGCCCTGCTGATCGCCTTCTGCGCCGGCGGTCTGGTGCAACTGCAAAGCAAAAACGACATCCGCCAGTGGGTCGGCGCACCGCAGCATCTGACCGATGAGGCGCAGGCCATCGCCCGCATCACCGGTTATCAACCGACCAGCCAGTTCTTCCTGGTGCGCGCGGAAAACCAGGAGCAACTGCTGGAACGTCAGGCCGCGTTGAGTGAGCGCCTGGAGCAATTGGTCAACCTCGACAAGTTGCAGGGTTTTCTGGCGCTCAACCAACTGGTCAGCCCGTCGAGCCAACAACAGCAGGTGCGCGAAGCACTGAACAAATTGCCGCAGTTCTGGCAGCCAATGCTTGAAGTCGGCGTTCCGCTCGCGGCCCTGCAAACCGAACTCGCGCAACTGCAAGCCCTGCCCGCCGAAGACATCGACACCGCGCTCAGCGGTCCGCTCGGTGAGCCTTACCGTACCTTGTGGCTCGGCCCGGTCGAAGGCGGTGTGGCGGCAATGGTCAGCCTGCAAGGCCTGAACAACTCGGCGCTGCTGCGGGTGCAGGCGCTGGACCTGCCCGGCGTGGAGCTGGTGGATCGCCTCGGTGACTTGAACCGGGTGTTTGCCGAAACCCAGATCAGCGCCGCCGAGCTGAAACTCGCCTCCTGCGTGCTGATCGTGCTGGTGCTGATCCTGCCGTTCGGCTTCGGCGGCGCGTTGCGCATCGTTTCCCTGCCGCTGCTCGCCGCGCTGTGCAGTCTGGCCAGCCTCGGCTGGCTCGGTCAGCCGCTGACCCTGTTCAGCCTGTTCGGACTGTTGCTGGTGACGGCGATCAGCGTCGATTACGCGATTCTCATGCGCGAACAGGTCGGCGGCGCGGCCGTCAGCCTGCTCGGCACCTTGCTGGCGGCGCTGACGACCTGGCTGTCGTTCGGTCTGCTGGCGGTGTCGAGTACACCGGCGGTGAGCAATTTCGGTCTGTCGGTGAGCCTCGGGTTGGCCTTCAGCTTCATGCTGGCGCCGTGGGCCGGGCGACATGCCCACACCGCGACAGTCGTGGAGCCGGCAGCATGA
- a CDS encoding outer membrane lipoprotein carrier protein LolA, whose translation MNVFVKSLGALALLTLSSLANAFDLQQLSDQLAKPDVIHGQFIQEKHLRALPQPLISKGNFVLAKHYGLLWLLKTPLQQDYRINAKGIARRDVSGWQLLPGKSAGAEQNRLFLAVLQGDSSGLQRDFELTLSGDAQKWHLTLTPRSVLLKQVFNQINITGGTLVNTIELLETQGDSTVLRMQDSTAGQPLSDAEQHDFAE comes from the coding sequence ATGAATGTGTTTGTGAAATCCCTTGGGGCCCTGGCGCTGCTGACGCTGTCGTCGCTGGCCAATGCCTTCGACCTGCAACAGTTGAGCGATCAACTGGCGAAACCGGACGTGATCCACGGCCAGTTCATCCAGGAAAAGCACCTGCGTGCCCTGCCCCAGCCGCTGATCAGCAAGGGCAACTTTGTCCTCGCCAAGCATTACGGTCTGCTCTGGCTGCTGAAAACCCCGCTGCAGCAGGACTACCGCATCAACGCCAAAGGCATCGCCCGTCGTGATGTCAGCGGTTGGCAACTGTTGCCCGGCAAGAGCGCCGGCGCCGAACAGAACCGTCTGTTCCTCGCCGTGCTGCAAGGTGACAGCAGCGGCCTGCAACGGGATTTCGAACTGACCCTGAGCGGCGACGCGCAAAAATGGCACCTGACACTGACCCCGCGCTCGGTGCTGCTCAAGCAGGTTTTCAACCAGATCAACATCACCGGCGGCACGCTGGTGAACACCATCGAACTGCTGGAAACCCAGGGCGACAGCACTGTGCTGCGCATGCAGGACAGCACTGCCGGCCAACCGTTGAGTGACGCGGAGCAACATGACTTTGCCGAGTGA
- a CDS encoding acyl-CoA thioesterase: MRSAGVLHADTEILVPFFDVDTMHVVWHGHYVKYLEVARCALLDKIGHNYNQMVDSGYAWPVIDLQLRYVRGAVFGQRLNVRASLVEWENRLKIHYLITDAQTGERLTRASSVQVAVEVSSREMQLASPKVFTDAVERMLR, encoded by the coding sequence ATGCGTAGCGCCGGAGTGCTTCACGCCGATACGGAAATCCTCGTGCCGTTCTTTGATGTCGACACCATGCACGTCGTCTGGCACGGCCATTACGTGAAATACCTGGAAGTAGCGCGCTGCGCGCTGCTCGACAAGATCGGCCACAACTACAACCAGATGGTCGATTCAGGCTATGCCTGGCCGGTGATCGACCTGCAATTGCGCTACGTGCGCGGCGCGGTGTTCGGTCAGCGGCTGAACGTGCGCGCCAGCCTGGTGGAATGGGAAAACCGCCTGAAGATTCACTACCTGATCACCGACGCCCAGACCGGCGAGCGCCTGACCCGCGCCAGTTCGGTGCAGGTCGCCGTCGAGGTGAGCAGCCGCGAGATGCAACTGGCGTCGCCGAAAGTCTTCACCGATGCCGTGGAAAGGATGCTGCGATGA
- a CDS encoding HAL/PAL/TAL family ammonia-lyase, protein MTTPTHEPVTFGERPLRIEDVLALANRQAPVQLQSDAAYRERIAKGARFLDSLLDKEGVIYGVTTGYGDSCVVAVPLHHVEALPQHLYTFHGCGLGKLLDAQATRAVLAARLQSLCHGVSGVRIELLERLHAFLEHDILPLIPEEGSVGASGDLTPLSYVAATLSGEREVMFRGERRQSADVHRELGWTPLVLRPKEALALMNGTAVMTGLACLAYARADYLLQLATRITALNVVALQGNPEHFDERLFAAKPHPGQMQVAAWLRKDLAIDAPTAPLHRLQDRYSLRCAPHVLGVLADSLNWLRSFIETELNSANDNPIIDAEAERVLHGGHFYGGHIAFAMDSLKNLVANVADLLDRQLALLVDERYNHGLPSNLSGASADRAMLNHGFKAVQIGASAWTAEALKNTMPASVFSRSTECHNQDKVSMGTIAARDAIRVLELTEQVAAATLLAANQGVWLRGRDEDARPLPPSLAAMHEALAKDFPPVIEDRALEGELRLCLQRIAEQHWRLHA, encoded by the coding sequence ATGACGACGCCAACCCATGAGCCGGTAACCTTCGGCGAACGCCCTTTGCGCATCGAAGACGTGCTGGCCCTGGCCAACCGTCAGGCGCCCGTGCAGTTGCAGAGCGACGCCGCCTACCGCGAACGCATCGCCAAAGGCGCGCGTTTCCTCGATTCGCTGCTGGACAAGGAAGGCGTGATCTACGGCGTGACCACCGGATACGGCGACTCCTGCGTGGTGGCGGTGCCGCTGCATCACGTCGAAGCGCTGCCGCAGCATCTCTACACCTTCCACGGTTGTGGACTGGGCAAACTGCTCGACGCCCAGGCCACCCGCGCAGTGCTGGCGGCGCGTCTGCAGTCGCTGTGCCACGGCGTGTCCGGTGTGCGCATCGAACTGCTGGAACGCCTGCATGCCTTCCTCGAACACGACATCCTGCCGCTGATCCCCGAAGAGGGTTCGGTGGGCGCCAGCGGCGATCTGACGCCGCTGTCCTACGTCGCCGCGACCCTGTCCGGCGAACGTGAAGTGATGTTCCGTGGCGAACGCCGCCAGTCCGCCGACGTGCACCGCGAACTCGGCTGGACCCCGCTGGTGCTGCGCCCGAAAGAGGCGCTGGCACTGATGAACGGCACCGCCGTGATGACCGGCCTCGCCTGCCTGGCCTACGCCCGCGCCGATTACCTGCTGCAACTGGCCACCCGCATCACCGCGCTGAACGTGGTGGCGCTGCAAGGCAATCCGGAGCACTTCGACGAGCGCCTGTTCGCCGCCAAGCCGCATCCGGGGCAGATGCAGGTCGCCGCGTGGCTGCGCAAGGATCTGGCGATCGACGCGCCGACCGCGCCGCTGCATCGCCTGCAGGATCGCTACTCGCTGCGCTGCGCACCGCACGTGCTCGGCGTGTTGGCCGACAGCCTGAACTGGCTGCGTTCGTTCATCGAGACCGAACTCAACAGCGCCAACGACAACCCGATCATCGACGCCGAAGCCGAGCGCGTGCTGCACGGCGGGCACTTCTACGGCGGACACATCGCGTTCGCCATGGACAGCCTGAAAAACCTTGTGGCCAACGTCGCCGACCTGCTTGACCGCCAACTCGCGCTGCTGGTGGACGAGCGTTACAACCACGGTTTGCCGAGCAACCTGTCCGGCGCCAGCGCCGACCGTGCGATGCTCAACCACGGCTTCAAGGCTGTGCAGATCGGCGCCAGCGCCTGGACTGCAGAAGCGTTGAAAAACACCATGCCGGCCAGCGTGTTCTCGCGCTCCACCGAATGCCACAACCAGGACAAGGTGAGCATGGGCACCATCGCCGCCCGCGACGCCATTCGCGTGCTGGAGCTGACCGAACAGGTGGCCGCCGCCACGCTGCTCGCGGCCAATCAGGGTGTGTGGCTGCGTGGCCGTGATGAAGACGCACGACCACTGCCTCCGTCGCTGGCCGCGATGCACGAAGCGCTGGCCAAAGACTTCCCGCCGGTGATCGAAGACCGCGCCCTGGAAGGCGAACTGCGCCTGTGCCTGCAACGTATCGCCGAACAACACTGGAGGCTGCATGCGTAG
- a CDS encoding glycosyl transferase, giving the protein MTVETDKKHWADREERGSFLLMKFTAFAAKVLGRRLLSPLLYGIVLYFFLFGRTARRSAWQYQQRLADWSGRHELRPSLWRVFGQFMAFADSLLDKLDVWNRKLSIEQIEIIDPALLRNQLRGSRGQMLVGAHLGNLEVCRALAEIGEKVTMNVLVHTKHAEQFNRLLGEAGATNLRLIQVSELDPGVMLQLNERLERGEWLAIAGDRVPLHGGRSVTVDFLGHPARFPQGPWLLAGLLKCPVNLLMCLKQPDGHYRLTLEPFTEAVTWTRRDREQVIHQWATRYAERLSHYCLEAPRQWFNFYPFWKTDDDANP; this is encoded by the coding sequence ATGACGGTCGAGACCGACAAGAAGCACTGGGCCGACCGCGAAGAACGCGGCAGTTTCCTGCTGATGAAATTCACCGCGTTCGCCGCCAAGGTCCTTGGCCGACGCCTGCTGAGCCCGCTGTTGTACGGCATCGTCCTGTACTTTTTCCTGTTCGGCCGCACGGCCCGGCGCAGTGCCTGGCAGTATCAGCAGCGCCTCGCCGACTGGAGCGGTCGCCACGAATTGCGCCCGAGCCTGTGGCGCGTGTTCGGGCAGTTCATGGCGTTCGCCGATTCGCTGCTCGACAAGCTCGACGTATGGAACCGCAAGCTGAGCATCGAGCAGATCGAAATCATCGACCCGGCGCTGTTGCGCAATCAGTTGCGCGGCAGCCGCGGGCAAATGCTGGTGGGTGCGCATCTGGGCAACCTCGAAGTGTGCCGGGCGCTGGCGGAGATTGGCGAAAAGGTCACCATGAACGTGCTGGTGCACACCAAGCACGCCGAACAATTCAACCGCCTGCTGGGCGAAGCCGGGGCGACCAATCTGCGGCTGATCCAGGTCAGCGAGCTGGACCCGGGGGTCATGCTGCAACTGAACGAACGCCTGGAGCGCGGCGAATGGCTGGCGATTGCCGGTGATCGCGTACCGCTGCATGGCGGCCGCAGCGTCACCGTGGATTTCCTCGGTCATCCGGCGCGATTCCCGCAAGGCCCGTGGCTGCTGGCCGGCCTGCTGAAATGCCCGGTCAATCTACTGATGTGCCTCAAGCAACCTGACGGACACTATCGCCTGACTCTGGAGCCGTTCACCGAGGCCGTGACCTGGACCCGCCGCGACCGCGAACAGGTCATTCATCAGTGGGCGACCCGCTACGCCGAACGCCTGAGTCACTATTGCCTCGAAGCCCCCAGGCAATGGTTCAACTTTTACCCTTTCTGGAAGACCGATGACGACGCCAACCCATGA
- a CDS encoding glycosyltransferase family 2 protein translates to MHNPCAVIPVYNHETAIATVVDALLAQGLPCILVDDASSKFCAAVLDVLAERERVYLVRLTTNQGKGGAVMTGLREAARLGFSHALQVDADGQHDLQDVARFVEESRAHPRALICGYPLYDASVPKGRLYARYLTHVMVWINTLSLQIRDSMCGFRVYPLEPTLAVIDSARIGKRMDFDSDILVRLSWRNQPMRWLQTSVHYPLDGVSHFRMFHDNVLISSMHTRLFFGMLLRSPAILWRRWRA, encoded by the coding sequence ATGCATAATCCTTGCGCAGTCATCCCGGTGTACAACCACGAAACCGCGATCGCCACGGTGGTCGATGCCCTGCTCGCCCAGGGCTTGCCGTGCATTCTGGTGGACGATGCCAGCAGCAAATTCTGTGCAGCCGTGCTGGATGTGCTGGCCGAACGCGAGCGGGTGTATCTGGTGCGCCTCACCACCAATCAGGGCAAGGGCGGCGCAGTGATGACCGGCCTGCGTGAAGCGGCGCGACTGGGCTTCAGCCACGCCTTGCAGGTCGACGCCGACGGTCAGCACGACTTGCAGGATGTCGCGCGGTTCGTCGAAGAATCCCGCGCCCATCCGCGAGCGCTGATCTGCGGTTATCCGCTGTACGACGCCAGCGTGCCCAAGGGCCGCCTGTACGCCCGTTACCTGACTCATGTGATGGTGTGGATCAACACCCTGTCGCTGCAGATCCGCGATTCGATGTGCGGTTTCCGCGTCTATCCGCTGGAACCGACACTGGCGGTGATCGATTCGGCGCGGATCGGCAAGCGCATGGATTTCGACTCGGACATCCTCGTGCGCCTGTCCTGGCGCAACCAGCCGATGCGCTGGCTGCAAACCAGCGTGCACTACCCGCTGGACGGTGTGTCGCACTTTCGGATGTTCCACGACAACGTGCTGATTTCGAGCATGCACACGCGCCTGTTCTTCGGCATGTTGCTGCGCTCGCCCGCGATTCTCTGGCGACGGTGGCGCGCATGA
- a CDS encoding acyl-CoA synthetase family protein, translating to MNWIKLEQLLLKDLPQRAVTVAPALDHAHLREQALSLAAGLQARGVQRLAVHLEDAAELAVALLGAWRAGVSVLLPSDLQAQTRQRWSHEVDLWLTDHADDVHLSDLQGTALTGAELDLDQCRLSLCTSGSSGEPKRIDKSLRQLANEVEALEQLWGADLGEACIIGSVATQHIYGLLFRVLWPLCAGRPFLRKQLAFPEDMQRASREHPAFAWVASPALLKRMGDNLDWPALSAVHRVFSSGGALPADAAQSLHQRLRQWPTEILGSSETGGIAWRQGQQLWQPFAGVELSQDGDGALLIASPYLPAGHVEHTADAARIEADGRFELLGRLDRIVKLEEKRISLPMLEQALVAHDWVAEARLGVVQENRASLGALLVLSESGLFALREHGRRSLTETLRRHLGEHCEALALPRRWRLLRQLPLNPQGKLPQADVEALLLAPRPKAPEVLEQTETDGEWSLQLSVLPDLAYFSGHFPKAPVLPGVVQVEWALNLGRQLLNLSGAFAGMEVLKFQQLVRPGDEIQLHLRFDPERGKLYFAYRNDTATCSSGRILLGTGNA from the coding sequence ATGAACTGGATAAAACTTGAGCAGCTGTTGCTCAAGGATCTGCCGCAGCGCGCCGTCACCGTCGCGCCGGCACTCGATCACGCACACCTGCGCGAACAGGCCCTGAGCCTGGCCGCCGGCCTGCAAGCCAGGGGCGTGCAACGTCTGGCCGTGCACCTGGAAGATGCCGCAGAACTGGCCGTCGCCCTGCTGGGTGCCTGGCGCGCCGGCGTCAGCGTGTTGCTGCCTTCGGATCTGCAAGCGCAGACCCGCCAGCGCTGGTCGCATGAAGTCGACCTGTGGCTGACCGATCACGCAGACGACGTGCACCTGAGCGACTTGCAGGGCACCGCACTGACGGGTGCCGAACTGGATCTCGACCAGTGTCGCCTGAGCCTGTGCACCTCCGGCTCCAGCGGCGAGCCCAAACGCATCGACAAATCCCTGCGGCAACTGGCCAATGAAGTCGAAGCCCTGGAGCAACTGTGGGGCGCGGATCTCGGTGAGGCCTGCATCATCGGCAGCGTCGCCACTCAGCACATCTACGGTCTGTTATTCCGTGTGCTGTGGCCGCTGTGTGCCGGGCGCCCGTTCCTGCGCAAACAACTGGCCTTTCCCGAAGACATGCAGCGCGCCAGCCGCGAACACCCGGCCTTCGCGTGGGTGGCTAGCCCGGCGTTGCTCAAGCGCATGGGCGACAATCTCGACTGGCCGGCCCTGAGCGCCGTACACCGGGTGTTTTCCTCCGGCGGCGCGCTGCCGGCAGATGCCGCGCAGAGCCTGCACCAGCGCTTGCGGCAGTGGCCGACGGAAATCCTCGGCAGCTCCGAGACCGGCGGTATCGCCTGGCGTCAGGGACAACAGCTGTGGCAGCCGTTCGCTGGTGTCGAGCTGAGCCAGGATGGCGACGGCGCACTGCTGATCGCGTCACCGTACCTGCCCGCCGGGCATGTCGAACACACAGCGGATGCTGCACGCATCGAAGCCGATGGTCGCTTCGAACTGCTCGGGCGGCTGGACCGGATCGTCAAACTGGAAGAAAAACGCATCTCCCTGCCGATGCTGGAACAGGCCCTGGTCGCCCACGATTGGGTCGCCGAAGCACGGCTCGGTGTGGTGCAGGAAAACCGCGCGTCCCTCGGCGCCTTGCTGGTGCTCAGCGAATCAGGCCTGTTTGCCCTGCGTGAGCACGGCCGCCGCAGCCTCACCGAAACCCTGCGCCGTCACCTCGGCGAGCATTGCGAAGCCCTCGCCCTGCCCCGGCGCTGGCGCTTGCTGCGACAACTGCCGCTGAACCCTCAGGGCAAGTTGCCCCAGGCCGATGTCGAAGCGCTGCTGCTGGCACCGCGCCCGAAGGCTCCGGAGGTTCTGGAACAGACCGAAACCGATGGCGAGTGGAGCCTGCAACTGAGCGTGCTGCCAGACCTCGCTTACTTCAGCGGTCACTTCCCCAAGGCCCCGGTATTGCCCGGCGTGGTGCAGGTCGAGTGGGCGCTGAACCTTGGTCGCCAACTGTTGAACCTGTCCGGCGCGTTCGCCGGCATGGAAGTACTGAAGTTCCAGCAACTGGTGCGCCCCGGCGATGAAATCCAGCTGCATCTGCGCTTCGACCCTGAACGCGGCAAACTATATTTCGCCTACCGCAACGACACTGCCACCTGCTCCAGCGGGCGGATTCTGTTGGGGACTGGCAATGCATAA
- a CDS encoding acyl carrier protein, which yields MQTRDDIFNTLRDALVELFELDPARVSLESNLYQDLEIDSIDAVDLIDHIKRQTGKKIAAEEFKSVRTVGDVVEAVYRLVQPAA from the coding sequence ATGCAAACTCGTGACGACATCTTCAACACCCTGCGCGATGCCCTGGTCGAGCTGTTCGAACTGGACCCGGCCCGTGTGAGCCTGGAATCGAATCTGTATCAGGACCTGGAAATCGACAGCATCGACGCCGTCGACCTGATCGACCACATCAAACGCCAGACCGGCAAGAAAATCGCCGCCGAGGAATTCAAGTCGGTGCGTACCGTCGGCGACGTGGTCGAGGCGGTCTACCGTCTGGTTCAACCGGCCGCATGA
- a CDS encoding phosphopantetheine-binding protein — MSDLHREIKLLIIDALGLEDISVDDIGDDQTLFGEGLGLDSVDALELGLAIQKKYGIKIDADAKDTRNHFTNVASLAAFVTAKQAA; from the coding sequence ATGAGCGATCTGCACCGTGAGATAAAACTGCTGATCATCGACGCCCTGGGCCTCGAAGACATCAGCGTCGACGACATCGGCGACGACCAGACACTGTTCGGCGAAGGCCTGGGCCTGGATTCCGTCGACGCTCTGGAACTCGGCCTGGCGATTCAGAAAAAGTACGGCATCAAGATCGACGCCGACGCCAAGGACACCCGCAACCATTTCACCAACGTGGCGAGCCTCGCGGCGTTCGTCACGGCAAAACAGGCAGCTTGA